The following proteins are encoded in a genomic region of Astatotilapia calliptera chromosome 22, fAstCal1.2, whole genome shotgun sequence:
- the rftn1a gene encoding raftlin — MGCRLPKLRKTEERHSPGNIYSTLRRPQVETKVGVAYTYHFLDFLLGKEEVPVSSVLCLSSVRELPVQVRELYTQGFVLVAVHPFVHPCGPRQAHIQRQLHRAVLVRETPSSEKSQLRWARNRLETDVCVAGHQAADPEVIQSYVKRIQDVAEQGVMFVGFLQQPGGGPCFLGNWDPDELSSLHSSPSPIHRHPFSANTSPTDPTEPRQNGAETDRCSSELDHCEFKCNPQEHSTLGPREPDFSPAPGESSEQVLTSQISFKESTNEPQNHVKPGLDIVQSSAETQGNGLTPTLPETVGSTRPQEHGVPGAKGNLSGCTEKRFSLPDQRERRGSSSDSWLSSPELDRNSERKSARARGQSTVTTHNNNHIRLKSSEEDKGATSPLAQARMQLFALYNHTEELNSSMRFYSLRVPLQVQKEAGLITGVDAHWLDHLTQHFNSGAHLIDGFFHLGDDNANGVSSVDSVFILQTSAEETANTSYDAIVVEQWTVVDGVMVKTDYIPLLQSLAPYGWRLMCVLPTPIVKTNSDGSLSTKQILFLQRPVLQRKRKDFKMLNLRGRSKAKKSATGELLEERETRSPLIETEMDRLRRNSKEEEEEEEEEEAGGRGKSRDSGKRKRAVLQQGGDKGEEDAPHQKDFLFLSKSRASLEDQEEETDIDKIPLPKQEKSVRWTDFYQEANAGPKEAARVEERIRQQLFSGVC, encoded by the exons ATGGGGTGTAGGCTCCCAAAGTTGCGCAAGACCGAAGAGAGGCACAGCCCAGGAAACATTTACTCCACCCTCCGACGTCCTCAGGTGGAGACCAAAGTAGGAGTGGCCTACACCTACCACTTCCTGGATTTCCTGTTGGGAAAAGAAG AGGTGCCGGTGTCATCAGTCCTTTGTCTGTCCTCGGTCAGAGAGCTGCCGGTTCAAGTCAGGGAGCTCTACACACAGGGTTTTGTCCTGGTTGCCGTCCACCCTTTTGTTCACCCCTGCGGGCCCCGCCAAGCACACATCCAGCGCCAGCTCCACCGGGCCGTGCTGGTCCGAGAGACACCGAG TTCAGAGAAAAGCCAACTGAGATGGGCAAGAAATCGTCTGGAGACGGATGTCTGTGTGGCTGGTCATCAAGCCGCTGACCCAGAAGTCATCCAGAGCTACGTCAAGAGG ATTCAGGATGTAGCAGAGCAAGGTGTGATGTTTGTGGGCTTTCTCCAGCAGCCGGGGGGAGGACCTTGCTTCTTAGGAAATTGGGATCCCGACGAGCTGTCGTCGTTACATTCAAGCCCTTCTCCCATACATCGACACCCCTTCAGTGCCAACACCAGCCCAACGGATCCTACAGAACCTCGTCAAAATGGTGCTGAAACTGATCGGTGCTCCTCTGAGTTAGATCATTGTGAGTTTAAATGTAATCCACAGGAGCACAGCACTTTGGGCCCAAGAGAACCAGACTTTAGCCCCGCCCCAGGAGAGTCTAGTGAACAAGTTCTTACCTCACAGATCAGCTTCAAAGAGTCAACGAATGAACCTCAAAATCACGTCAAACCTGGTTTAGACATAGTTCAAAGCTCTGCAGAGACCCAGGGGAACGGGCTAACTCCGACCCTTCCAGAAACAGTAGGTTCAACAAGGCCGCAGGAGCATGGTGTACCAGGAGCTAAAGGAAACTTGAGTGGATGCACAGAAAAACGTTTTAGCCTTCCAGACCAGAGAGAGAGACGTGGTTCAAGCTCAGACAGCTGGCTCAGCTCTCCAGAGCTGGATCGTAACAGTGAAAGAAAGTCTGCTCGTGCACGTGGGCAGAGCACAGTGACGAcgcacaacaacaaccacatcaGGCTAAAGAGTTCCGAAGAAGACAAGGGGGCAACCTCGCCACTGGCGCAGGCCA GAATGCAGCTCTTTGCACTGTACAACCACACAGAAGAGCTGAACAGCTCTATGAGGTTCTACTCACTCAGGGTGCCACTGCAAGTGCAAAAGGAGGCAGGGCTAATCACAGGAGTTGATGCACACTGGCTCGACCACTTGACCCAGCATTTCAACAGCGGAGCACACCTCATTGATGGGTTTTTCCATCTCGGAGATGATAACG CTAATGGGGTTTCATCTGTGGATAGCGTGTTCATCCTCCAGACCTCTGCTGAGGAAACTGCAAACACTTCTTATGATGCTATCGTAGTTGAGCAGTGGACAGTTGTTGAC GGTGTTATGGTGAAGACAGACTACATCCCACTGCTTCAGTCTTTAGCTCCGTATGGATGGAGACTGATGTGCGTGCTACCCACACCCATTGTCAAGACAAACAG TGACGGGAGTTTGTCGACGAAGCAAATTCTTTTTCTTCAGAGACCCGTTTTGCAGCGCAAGAGAAAAGACTTCAAG ATGCTGAACCTCAGGGGTCGCAGCAAGGCAAAGAAAAGTGCTACTGGAGAATTACTAGAAGAGAGAGAAACCAGGTCCCCTTTGATAGAGACAGAGATGGACAGGTTAAGAAGAAActcaaaagaggaggaggaggaggaggaggaagaggaggcgggAGGAAGAGGGAAGAGCAGGGACAGCGGAAAGCGCAAAAGAGCAGTCCTGCAGCAAGGTGGGGATAAAGGGGAAGAGGATGCACCACATCAAAAGGACTTCTTGTTCCTGTCGAAGAGCAGAGCTTCTCTTGAAGACCAGGAAGAGGAAACTGACATTGACAAGATCCCACTGCCCAAGCAGGAGAAGTCAGTAAGATGGACAGATTTCTATCAGGAAGCCAACGCAGGGCCCAAGGAGGCGGCGAGGGTGGAAGAGCGGATCAGACAACAGCTCTTTTCTGGTGTTTGTTGA